A section of the Apodemus sylvaticus chromosome 10, mApoSyl1.1, whole genome shotgun sequence genome encodes:
- the Mpg gene encoding DNA-3-methyladenine glycosylase, producing MPARGSSARLGKGSLKPVSVTLLPDTEQSPFLGRGRRPGSAKAESLVTGYHEVGQKPAPLSRKIRQKKQRLADSEQQQTPEERLPSTPGLHRSIYFSSTDDHPARLGPEFFDQPAVTLARAFLGQVLVRRLTDGTELRGRIVETEAYLGPEDEAAHSRGGRQTPRNRGMFMKPGTLYVYIIYGMYFCLNVSSQGAGACVLLRALEPLEGLETMRQLRNSLRKGTVSRSLKDRELCSGPSKLCQALAIDKSFDQRDLTQDGAVWLEHGPLESSSPTVVAAARIGIGHAGEWTQKPLRFYVQGSPWVSVVDRVAEQIYQPQ from the exons ATGCCCGCGCGCGGTAGTAGTGCGCGCCTGGGCAAAGGATCCCTAAAACCTGTGTCCGTGACTCTGCTCCCCGACACCGAGCAGTCTCCATTTCTTGGACGAGGCCGCCGCCCAGGGAGTGCCAAAGCAGAATCCCTAGTGACCGGATATCATGAGGTCGGCCAGAAGCCAGCGCCG CTCTCTCGAAAGATCAGGCAAAAAAAGCAGCGCCTGGCAGACTCAGAGCAGCAGCAGACCCCTGAAGAGAGACTCCCTTCCACCCCAGGCCTCCATCGGAGCATCTACTTCTCCAGCACGGACGACCACCCTGCCCGGCTGGGACCCGAGTTTTTTGACCAGCCAGCAGTCACCTTAGCCCGTGCTTTTCTGGGACAG GTCCTTGTCCGGCGACTCACTGATGGAACCGAGCTCCGTGGGCGCATTGTGGAGACTGAGGCATACTTGGGGCCAGAAGATGAGGCTGCTCACTCAAGGGGTGGCCGGCAGACCCCTCGCAACCGTGGCATGTTCATGAAACCCGGGACGCTGTATGTGTACATCATCTACGGCATGTACTTCTGTTTGAACGTCTCGAGTCAAG GGGCTGGGGCTTGTGTCCTGCTAAGAGCACTAGAGCCCCTGGAGGGCCTGGAGACCATGCGGCAGCTTCGAAACTCCCTCCGCAAAGGCACTGTCAGCCGTTCCCTCAAGGACCGTGAGCTCTGTAGTGGTCCCTCCAAGCTGTGTCAGGCCCTGGCCATTGATAAGAGCTTTGACCAGCGAGACCTGACTCAAGATGGGGCTGTGTGGCTGGAGCATGGCCCTCTGGAGTCCAGTAGCCCGACCGTGGTGGCAGCAGCCCGCATAGGTATTGGTCATGCAGGGGAGTGGACACAGAAGCCCCTGCGCTTCTATGTCCAGGGCAGCCCGTGGGTCAGTGTGGTGGATAGAGTGGCTGAACAGATTTATCAGCCTCAGTAG
- the Nprl3 gene encoding GATOR complex protein NPRL3 isoform X8 gives MADANEGPQSPFHHILPKCKLARDLKEAYDSLCTSGVVRLHINSWLEVSFCLPHKIHYAASSLIPPEAIERSLKAIRPYHALLLLSDEKSLLSELPIDCSPALVRVIKTTSAVKNLQQLAQDADLALLQVFQLAAHLVYWGKAVIIYPLCENNVYVLSPNASVCLYSPLAEQFSRQFPSHDLPSVLAKFSLPVSLSEFRSPLAPPAQETQLIQMVVWMLQRRLLIQLHTYVCLMASPSEEEPRLREDDVPFTARVGGRSLSTPNALSFGSPTSSDDMTLTSPSMDNSSAELLPSGDSPLNKRMTENLLASLSEHERAAILNVPAAQNPEDLRMFARLLHYFRGRHHLEEIMYNENTRRSQLLMLFDKFRSVLVVTTHEDPVIAVFQALLT, from the exons CCTGTGCACATCTGGCGTGGTTCGGCTTCACATTAACAGCTGGCTGGAAGTGAGCTTTTGTCTGCCCCACAAGATCCACTATGCAGCTTCAAGTCTGATCCCTCCTGAGGCTATTGAACGGAGCCTGAAAGCCATCCG CCCATACCATGCCTTGCTGCTTCTCAGTGACGAGAAGTCTCTGCTGAGTGAGCTTCCCATCGACTGCTCCCCCGCTCTGGTGCGGGTGATCAAGACCACGTCTGCTGTGAAGAACCTGCAGCAGCTCGCCCAGGACGCTGATCTGGCCCTGCTGCAG GTCTTCCAGCTTGCTGCTCACCTGGTATACTGGGGCAAGGCCGTCATCATCTACCCACTGTGTGAGAACAACGTCTATGTCCTGTCTCCCAATGccagtgtgtgtct GTACTCCCCGCTAGCTGAGCAGTTCTCCCGCCAGTTCCCGTCACATGACCTGCCGTCTGTCCTGGCCAAGTTTTCCTTGCCCGTCTCTTTATCGGAGTTCCGGAGCCCTCTGGCCCCCCCTGCACAGGAG ACCCAGCTCATCCAGATGGTGGTGTGGATGCTGCAGCGCCGGCTCCTCATTCAGCTGCATACCTACGTTTGCCTAATGGCCTCACCCAGTGAAGAGGAGCCCCGACTGCGAGAGGATGATGTCCCCTTCACAGCCCGAGTCGGTGGCCGCAGCCTCAGCACACCCAATGCTCTAAGCTTTGGCTCCCCAA CCAGCAGTGATGACATGACCCTTACCAGCCCCAGTATGGACAACTCCAGTGCAGAGCTGCTCCCCAGTGGGGACTCACCACTGAACAAGAGGATGACGGAGAACCTGCTGGCCAGCCTCTCAGAGCATGAGCGGGCTGCTATCCTCAATGTGCCTGCAGCCCAAAACCCTGAGGACCTCCGCATGTTTGCCAG GCTCCTTCACTACTTCCGCGGCCGCCACCATCTGGAGGAGATCATGTACAATGAGAACACACGGCGCTCCCAGCTGCTCATGCTCTTTGACAAGTTCCGCAGTGTGCTGGTGGTGACCACCCATGAGGACCCCGTCATCGCTGTCTTCCAGGCACTGCTCACGTGA